From Deltaproteobacteria bacterium, a single genomic window includes:
- a CDS encoding TonB-dependent receptor, which translates to MSRGVLCGTRRLPGRRRHRRRRHPRSRPHRPRAGGVRPLRRAVIAAACAAAVGLAPAARAGKGRQTGRIEGTVEIDGGDPAIGATVTVTGDALVSGAESALTDHRGHFLVLDLPPGRYDVSVDAPGIGRAYAFDVDVDVGRTTRVALRVVPEATETIVIEGTRPPIDTTRSALSDNLDEDFFRNLPVDRRSFDGLLQTLPGAGAGPLGFTTFRGGSWIDNQILIDGINYSDPLTNSIFSRFDFHSLAAVEVMSGGAEADYGEAMGGVVNMVTKSGGNTHELGLRTSFIPEELTAAHPGQEASSQYELNVNARGPIVKNALTYFSSATYEVDFLPLPQIEGVEVADGRLTNTALGFTKFDWQPRKRHKVTLHLSGFWEDRQNDEVEEIALAEAQTRTQSGGVTSGLSYKWFGQRGFVEASTGLYFHDQSSFPMSEDYETPAVVDQDTGIVSGNGNDLLHLRNLRWQVQTSGTRFVDTGWGEHELKAGVELAAMAVVFEQAFPGNEIVYTAGGPCDPEQGVFDGCDFAERTGRQLDDGTLEPGAFAKHIQGLKAGLYARDSWQLGRVRLNGGWRVDLGRIYGGGDRLAAFNGWLGPRLGVIWDVTGRGSTVVRASAGRTYQTGMLGLPLFFGESLRRDAYAFNPATGQFDTYLAQRSTGGDTGGRLDGTAKPPPRSDEVSLSIEQALLPALSARLTGIYRLQSHIYSSVESNLVWNETGSAVIGFRDGMPRARFVLDTDEDYFREYAAVELALRGHVSRTGFVMASYTLSRLYGTSELDEITDTQFVIPYVINNPRQRQFLYGPLESDRRHVVKLGFTYAYPKWNAVFGSIFRYSSGAPYSRLYYNSFLNGYFDRRAPRGIDPGNLNDPTDDRELRGDAIVDWDLFGSWRVPWRGSADDLAIEVAVFNLLNRDAATAVEQRNVPTFGQPLQRQRPLRVSVGLSVRY; encoded by the coding sequence GTGTCGCGTGGTGTACTTTGCGGTACCCGACGACTTCCAGGCCGGCGACGTCACCGACGCCGCCGACATCCCCGAAGCCGACCGCACCGTCCCCGAGCCGGAGGAGTACGTCCATTGCGCCGTGCCGTGATCGCCGCCGCATGCGCCGCGGCGGTCGGCCTCGCGCCGGCCGCGCGCGCCGGCAAGGGCCGCCAGACCGGGCGGATCGAGGGGACCGTCGAAATCGACGGCGGCGACCCCGCGATCGGGGCGACCGTCACCGTCACCGGTGACGCGCTCGTGTCGGGGGCCGAGTCGGCGCTCACCGACCACCGGGGCCACTTCCTCGTGCTCGACCTCCCGCCGGGGCGTTACGACGTGTCGGTCGACGCTCCCGGCATCGGTCGCGCATACGCATTCGACGTGGACGTCGACGTCGGTCGGACCACGCGCGTCGCCCTGCGCGTCGTGCCGGAGGCGACCGAGACGATCGTCATCGAAGGGACGCGGCCGCCGATCGACACGACGCGCAGCGCGCTGTCCGACAACCTGGACGAGGACTTCTTCCGCAACTTGCCGGTGGACCGGCGCTCGTTCGACGGACTGCTTCAGACGCTGCCGGGCGCGGGCGCGGGGCCGCTCGGTTTCACGACGTTCCGCGGCGGTTCGTGGATCGACAACCAGATCCTCATCGACGGCATCAACTATTCGGATCCGCTCACCAACAGCATTTTTTCGCGGTTCGACTTCCACTCGCTCGCGGCGGTCGAGGTGATGTCCGGCGGCGCCGAGGCCGACTACGGCGAGGCGATGGGGGGCGTCGTCAACATGGTCACCAAATCCGGCGGCAATACGCACGAACTCGGGTTGCGCACGTCCTTCATTCCCGAGGAACTGACCGCGGCCCATCCCGGGCAGGAGGCGTCGAGCCAGTACGAACTCAACGTCAACGCGCGCGGTCCCATCGTCAAGAACGCCCTGACCTACTTTTCCAGCGCGACCTACGAGGTCGACTTCCTGCCGCTGCCGCAGATCGAAGGTGTCGAGGTCGCCGACGGGCGCCTCACCAACACGGCGCTCGGATTCACCAAGTTCGATTGGCAGCCGCGGAAACGCCACAAGGTGACGCTGCATCTGTCCGGGTTCTGGGAGGACCGCCAGAACGACGAGGTCGAGGAGATCGCGCTGGCCGAGGCGCAGACCCGCACGCAGTCGGGCGGCGTCACGTCGGGGCTGAGTTACAAGTGGTTCGGCCAGCGCGGCTTCGTCGAAGCGTCGACCGGCCTGTACTTTCACGACCAGTCGTCGTTTCCGATGTCGGAGGACTACGAGACCCCGGCCGTGGTCGACCAGGACACCGGAATCGTGTCGGGCAACGGCAACGACTTGTTGCACCTGCGCAACCTGCGGTGGCAGGTGCAGACCAGCGGCACGCGGTTCGTCGACACCGGCTGGGGCGAGCACGAACTCAAGGCAGGCGTCGAGTTGGCCGCGATGGCGGTCGTGTTCGAGCAGGCGTTTCCAGGCAACGAGATCGTCTATACCGCCGGTGGCCCGTGCGATCCGGAGCAGGGCGTGTTCGACGGCTGTGACTTCGCCGAGCGCACCGGCCGACAGCTCGACGACGGCACGCTCGAGCCCGGCGCGTTTGCCAAGCACATCCAGGGGCTCAAGGCGGGCCTGTACGCGCGGGACTCGTGGCAGCTCGGCCGCGTGCGGCTCAACGGCGGGTGGCGCGTCGACCTCGGCCGCATCTACGGCGGCGGCGACCGGCTCGCCGCGTTCAACGGTTGGCTCGGCCCGCGGCTGGGCGTCATCTGGGACGTGACTGGCCGCGGGAGTACGGTCGTGCGCGCGAGCGCCGGCCGCACGTACCAGACCGGCATGCTCGGGTTGCCGCTGTTCTTCGGCGAGTCGCTGCGCCGCGACGCCTACGCGTTCAACCCGGCGACGGGGCAGTTCGACACGTACCTGGCGCAGCGGTCGACCGGCGGCGATACCGGCGGCCGTCTCGACGGGACGGCGAAGCCGCCGCCGCGGTCGGACGAAGTATCGCTCAGCATCGAGCAGGCGCTGTTGCCGGCGCTGTCGGCGCGGCTCACCGGCATCTACCGGCTCCAGTCGCACATCTACAGCAGCGTCGAGTCCAACCTCGTGTGGAACGAGACCGGCTCGGCCGTGATCGGCTTCCGCGACGGCATGCCGCGCGCCCGGTTCGTCCTCGACACCGACGAAGACTACTTCCGCGAGTACGCGGCGGTCGAACTCGCACTGCGCGGGCACGTGAGCCGCACCGGTTTCGTCATGGCGAGCTACACGTTGTCGCGGTTGTACGGCACCAGTGAACTCGACGAGATCACTGACACCCAGTTCGTGATTCCGTACGTGATCAACAATCCGCGCCAGCGCCAGTTCCTGTACGGCCCGCTCGAGTCGGATCGCCGCCATGTCGTCAAGCTCGGCTTCACGTATGCGTACCCGAAGTGGAACGCCGTGTTCGGGTCCATCTTCCGCTATTCGAGCGGCGCGCCCTACAGCCGGCTGTACTACAACTCGTTTCTCAACGGCTATTTCGACCGCCGCGCGCCGCGCGGCATCGACCCGGGCAATCTCAACGATCCGACCGACGACCGCGAACTGCGCGGCGACGCGATCGTCGACTGGGATCTATTCGGCTCGTGGCGCGTGCCGTGGCGCGGCAGCGCCGACGACCTCGCGATTGAGGTCGCGGTGTTCAACCTGCTCAACCGCGACGCCGCCACCGCCGTCGAGCAGCGCAACGTGCCGACGTTCGGCCAGCCGCTGCAGCGCCAGCGCCCGCTTCGCGTGAGCGTCGGCCTCAGCGTTCGCTATTGA